A window of Rhinolophus ferrumequinum isolate MPI-CBG mRhiFer1 chromosome X, mRhiFer1_v1.p, whole genome shotgun sequence contains these coding sequences:
- the HCFC1 gene encoding host cell factor 1 isoform X4 gives MASAVSPANSPAVLLQPRWKRVVGWSGPVPRPRHGHRAVAIKELIVVFGGGNEGIVDELHVYNTATNQWFIPAVRGDIPPGCAAYGFVCDGTRLLVFGGMVEYGKYSNDLYELQASRWEWKRLKAKTPKNGPPPCPRLGHSFSLVGNKCYLFGGLANDSEDPKNNIPRYLNDLYILELRPGSGVVAWDIPITYGVLPPPRESHTAVVYTEKDNKKSKLVIYGGMSGCRLGDLWTLDIETLTWNKPSLSGVAPLPRSLHSATTIGNKMYVFGGWVPLVMDDVKVATHEKEWKCTNTLACLNLDTMAWETILMDTLEDNIPRARAGHCAVAINTRLYIWSGRDGYRKAWNNQVCCKDLWYLETEKPPPPARVQLVRANTNSLEVSWGAVATADSYLLQLQKYDIPATAATATSPTPNPVPSVPTNPPKSPAPAAAAPAVQPLTQVGITLLPQAAAAPPTTTTIQVLPPVPGSSISVPAAARTQGVPAVLKVTGPQATTGTPLVTMRPASQAGKAPVTMTSLPAGVRMVVPTQSAQGTVIGSNPQMSGMAALAAAAAATQKIPPSSAPTVLSVPAGTTIVKTVAVTPGTTTLPATVKVASSPVMVSNPATRMLKTAAAQVGTSVSSAANTSTRPIITVHKSGTVTVAQQAQVVTTVVGGVTKTITLVKSPISVPGGSALISNLGKVMSVVQTKPVQTSAVTGQASTGPVTQIIQTKGPLPAGTILKLVTSADGKPTTIITTTQASGAGTKPTILGISSVSPSTTKPGTTTIIKTIPMSAIITQAGATGVTSTPGIKSPITIITTKVMTSGTGAPAKIITAVPKIATGHGQQGVTQVVLKGAPGQPGTILRTVPMGGVRLVTPVTVSAVKPAVTTLVVKGTTGVTTLGTVTGTVSTSLAGAGGHSTSASLATPITTLGTIATLSSQVINPTAITVSAAQTTLTAASGLTTPTITMQPVSQPTQVTLITAPSGVEAQPVHDLPVSILASPTTEQPTATVTIADSGQGDVQPGTVTLVCSNPPCETHETGTTNTATTTVVANLGGHPQPTQVQFVCDRQDAAASLVTSTVGQQNGSVVRVCSNPPCETHETGTTNTATTATSNMAGQHGCSNPPCETHETGTTNTASTAMSSIGASQQRDTRHSCATTTTPAVVRVGVAAGALEGAQNSVKASCQTRQTSATSTTMTVMATGAPCSASPLLGPGLALEAGGHGTAFVQLAPASGQVRPSGPSGKDSPVAGLVSTGHQLEAHHSHNISTPSTACSSMGAGEPGEMRGLPTHAYESSASAPVTVTALEALLGSSTTVTQVCSNPPCETHETGTTNTATTSNAGSAQRVCSNPPCETHETGTTHTPTTATSGGGAGQPEHGQQPPAGRPCETHQTTSTGTTMSVSMGTLLPDSAPSHRTLESSLEGAAPPTVAPQAGASLLTPFPTQRVCSNPPCETHETGTTHTATTVTSNMSSNQDPPPAASDQGEVESTEGDSVNITSSSAITTTVSSTLTRAVTTVTQSTPAPGPSVPPPEELQASPGPRQQLPPRQLLQPASTPLMGESADVLSASQTPELQTAVDLSSTGDPSSGQEPANSAVVATVVVQPPPPTQSEVDQLSLPQELMAEAQAGTTTLMVTGLTPEELAVTAAAEAAAQAAATEEAQALAIQAVLQAAQQAVMAGTGEPMDTSEAAAAVTQAELGHLAAEGQEGQATTIPIVLTQQELAALVQQQQQLQEAQAQQQQHHLPTEALAPADSLNDPAIEGNCLSELAGAVPSTVALLPSTATESLAPSNTFVAPQPVVGASPAKLQAAATLTEVANGIESLGVKPDLPPPPSKAPVKKENQWFDVGVIKGTNVMVTHYFLPPDDAVPSDDDSGTVPDYTQLKKQELQPGTAYKFRVAGINACGRGPFSEISAFKTCLPGFPGAPCAIKISKSPDGAHLTWEPPSVTSGKIIEYSVYLAIQSSQAGGGEPKSSTPAQLAFMRVYCGPSPSCLVQSSSLSNAHIDYTTKPAIIFRIAARNEKGYGPATQVRWLQETSKDNSGTKPASKRPMSSPEIKSAPKKSKADGQ, from the exons ATGGCTTCGGCCGTCTCGCCCGCCAACTCGCCAGCGGTGCTCCTGCAGCCCCGCTGGAAGCGAGTGGTGGGCTGGTCGGGTCCAGTACCCCGGCCCCGCCACGGCCACCGCGCCGTGGCCATCAAGGAGCTCATCGTGGTGTTTGGTGGCGGCAACGAGGGAATAGTGGACGAACTGCACGTGTACAACACGG CCACCAACCAGTGGTTCATCCCAGCCGTGAGAGGGGACATCCCCCCTGGGTGTGCAGCCTATGGCTTTGTGTGCGATGGGACCCGCCTGCTGGTGTTCGGTGGGATGGTCGAGTATGGGAAATACAGCAATGACCTCTATGAGCTCCAG GCAAGCCGGTGGGAGTGGAAGAGACTCAAAGCAAAGACGCCCAAAAATGGGCCCCCTCCATGTCCTCGGCTCGGGCACAGCTTCTCCCTTGTGGGCAATAAATGCTACCTGTTTGGGGGTCTGGCTAATGACAGCGAGGACCCCAAGAACAACATTCCGAG GTACCTGAATGACTTATACATCCTGGAGTTGCGGCCCGGCTCCGGAGTGGTAGCCTGGGACATTCCCATTACCTACGGcgtcctgcccccaccccgggAGTCGCACACTGCCGTGGTGTACACGGAGAAAGACAACAAGAAGTCCAAGCTGGTCATCTATGGAGGGATGAGTGGCTGCCGGCTCGGGGACCTGTGGACCCTGGATATTG AGACTCTGACATGGAATAAGCCCAGTCTCAGCGGGGTGGCACCTCTTCCTCGCAGCCTCCACTCGGCCACGACCATCGGCAACAA aatGTACGTGTTTGGTGGCTGGGTGCCTCTTGTCATGGATGACGTCAAAGTGGCCACACACGAGAAGGAGTGGAAGTGTACCAACACACTGGCTTGTCTCAACCTGG ATACCATGGCCTGGGAGACCATCCTGATGGACACACTGGAGGACAACATCCCCCGGGCCCGAGCCGGCCACTGCGCTGTAGCAATCAATACCCGCCTATACATTTGGAGTGGGCGTGATGGCTACCGAAAGGCCTGGAACAACCAGGTGTGCTGTAAGGACCTCTGGTACCTGGAAACAG AAAAGCCACCGCCCCCGGCCAGAGTACAACTGGTACGAGCCAACACCAATTCCCTGGAGGTGAGCTGGGGGGCAGTGGCAACTGCCGACAGTTACCTTCTGCAGCTCCAGAAATACGACATTCCTGCCACGGCTGCTACTGCCACCTCCCCCACACCCAATCCAGTCCCATCTGTGCCTACCAACCCTCCCAAGAGCCCTGCCCCGGCAGCAGCCGCACCTGCTGTGCAGCCGCTGACCCAAGTAGGCATCACGCTCCTGCCCCAGGCTGCTGCCGCGCCTccgaccaccaccaccatccaggTGTTGCCACCAGTGCCCGGCAGCTCGATTTCAGTGCCCGCTGCCGCCCGGACTCAAG GTGTCCCTGCTGTTCTCAAAGTGACCGGTCCTCAGGCTACAACAGGAACCCCGTTGGTCACCATGAGACCTGCCAGCCAGGCTGGGAAAGCCCCCGTCACCATGACCTCCCTTCCTGCAGGCGTGCGGATGGTCGTGCCGACTCAGAGTGCCCAGGGCACG GTGATTGGCAGCAACCCGCAGATGAGTGGCATGGCTGCGTTGGCGGCTGCAGCAGCCGCCACTCAGAAGATCCCTCCTTCCTCGGCGCCCACAGTGCTGAGCGTCCCAGCAGGCACCACCATTGTGAAAACCGTGGCCGTCACACCGGGCACTACCACCCTCCCAGCCACGGTGAAGGTGGCCTCCTCACCAGTCATG GTGAGCAACCCAGCCACTCGCATGCTAAAGACTGCAGCCGCCCAGGTGGGCACGTCCGTCTCCTCTGCTGCCAACACGTCCACTCGCCCCATCATCACAGTGCACAAGTCTGGGACTGTGACTGTGGCCCAGCAAGCCCAGGTGGTGACCACAGTCGTGGGTGGGGTCACCAAGACCATCACCCTGGTGAAGAGCCCCATTTCCGTCCCAGGAGGCAGTGCTCTG aTTTCCAACCTGGGCAAAGTGATGTCAGTGGTGCAAACCAAACCAGTTCAGACTTCGGCAGTCACAGGCCAGGCATCTACAGGCCCGGTGACCCAGATCATCCAG ACCAAAGGGCCCCTGCCAGCCGGGACCATCCTGAAACTGGTGACCTCAGCAGATGGCAAgcccaccaccatcatcactaccacACAGGCCAGCGGGGCTGGGACTAAGCCCACCATCCTGGGCATCAGCAGCGTGTCCCCTAGCACCACCAAGCCCggcaccaccaccatcatcaagACCATCCCCATGTCAGCCATCATCACGCAGGCGGGCGCCACAG GTGTGACCAGCACTCCTGGCATCAAGTCCCccatcaccattatcaccaccaAGGTTATGACTTCGGGAACTGGAGCACCTGCAAAAATCATCACTGCTGTTCCCAAAATTGCCACTGGCCATGGGCAGCAAGGAGTGACCCAG GTGGTGCTGAAGGGGGCCCCTGGACAGCCAGGCACCATCCTCCGCACCGTGCCCATGGGGGGCGTCCGCCTGGTCACCCCCGTCACTGTCTCTGCTGTCAAACCAGCTGTCACCACGTTGGTTGTGAAGGGCACCACAG GTGTCACAACCCTGGGTACCGTGACAGGTACCGTTTCCACCAGCCTTGCTGGAGCTGGGGGCCACAGTACCAGTGCTTCCCTGGCCACACCCATCACCACCTTAGGCACCATTGCCACCCTCTCGAGCCAGGTGATCAACCCCACTGCCATCACCGTGTCGGCCGCACAGACCACGCTGACAGCGGCCAGTGgtctcaccacccccaccatcaccatgCAG CCTGTCTCCCAGCCTACGCAGGTGACTCTGATCACGGCGCCCAGTGGGGTGGAGGCCCAGCCTGTGCACGACCTCCCTGTGTCCATCCTGGCCTCACCTACTACGGAACAGCCTACGGCCACTGTCACCATTGCTGACTCTGGTCAGGGTGACGTGCAGCCTGGCACCGTGACGCTGGTCTGCTCCAACCCGCCTTGTGAGACCCACGAGACAGGCACCACCAACACGGCCACCACCACCGTCGTGGCTAACCTTGGGGGGCACCCGCAGCCGACCCAAGTGCAGTTCGTCTGTGATAGACAGGACGCGGCCGCTTCTCTCGTCACTTCGACAGTGGGGCAGCAGAATGGCAGTGTGGTTCGCGTCTGCTCCAACCCACCGTGCGAGACCCATGAGACAGGCACCACCAATACCGCCACCACTGCCACCTCTAACATGGCTGGCCAGCACGGCTGCTCCAACCCGCCCTGTGAAACCCACGAGACGGGCACCACCAACACCGCCTCCACTGCCATGTCGAGCATTGGTGCCAGCCAGCAGCGAGACACCCGGCACAGCTGTGcgaccaccaccacccctgctgTGGTCCGGGTCGGGGTGGCGGCGGGGGCCCTGGAGGGAGCCCAGAATTCTGTCAAAGCCTCATGCCAAACCCGCCAGACCAGTGCAACCAGCACCACCATGACTGTAATGGCCACTGGGGCCCCGTGCTCAGCCAGCCCACTCCTTGGGCCGGGCCTGGCGTTGGAGGCCGGGGGCCATGGCACCGCTTTTGTGCAGTTGGCCCCGGCGAGTGGCCAAGTCAGGCCCAGCGGCCCCAGCGGCAAGGACAGCCCGGTAGCTGGCCTGGTGTCCACGGGGCACCAGCTGGAGGCACATCACAGCCACAACATCAGCACCCCCAGCACAGCCTGCTCTAGCATGGGTGCTGGGGAGCCTGGCGAAATGCGAGGGCTCCCCACACATGCGTACGAGAGCTCAGCCAGCGCCCCTGTGACTGTGACAGCCCTGGAGGCGCTGCTGGGCTCCTCAACCACCGTGACCCAGGTCTGCTCCAACCCGCCGTGCGAGACCCACGAGACAGGCACCACCAACACGGCCACTACCTCGAATGCGGGCAGCGCCCAGCGGGTCTGCTCCAACCCGCCCTGCGAGACCCACGAGACGGGCACCACCCATACACCCACCACCGCCACCTCCGGTGGGGGTGCAGGCCAGCCCGAGCATGGGCAGCAGCCCCCTGCCGGCCGCCCCTGCGAGACACACCAGACCACTTCCACTGGCACCACCATGTCAGTCAGCATGGGCACCCTGCTCCCCGACAGTGCCCCCTCCCATAGGACCCTGGAGTCCAGCTTGGAGGGGGCAGCACCGCCCACCGTCGCTCCCCAGGCGGGTGCTTCATTGCTGACTCCTTTTCCAACGCAGAGGGTGTGCTCCAACCCTCCCTGTGAGACCCACGAGACCGGCACCACGCACACGGCCACTACTGTCACCTCCAACATGAGTTCCAACCAGG ATCCCCCGCCGGCTGCCAGCGACCAGGGAGAGGTAGAGAGCACGGAGGGCGACAGTGTGAACATCACCAGCTCCAGTGCCATCACGACCACCGTGTCCTCTACGCTGACGCGGGCCGTGACTACTGTGACACAGTCCACACCGGCCCCAGGCCCCTCTGTGCCC CCCCCAGAGGAACTCCAGGCCTCGCCAGGGCCACGCCAGCAGCTGCCGCCACGGCAACTCCTGCAGCCCGCCTCCACACCCCTGATGGGGGAGTCCGCCGATGTCCTGTCAGCTTCCCAGACCCCTGAGCTGCAGACCGCCGTGGATCTGAGCAGTACAGGGGACCCATCGTCAGGCCAGGAGCCTGCCAACTCAGCTGTGGTGGCCACTGTGGTGGtccagccacccccacccacacagTCTGAAGTAGACCAGTTGTCACTTCCCCAAGAGCTGATGGCCGAGGCCCAGGCAGGCACCACCACCCTCATGGTAACAGGGCTCACCCCTGAGGAGCTGGCGGTGACTGCTGCCGCCGAAGCAGCTGCCCAGGCCGCAGCCACAGAGGAAGCCCAGGCCCTGGCCATCCAGGCAGTGCTCCAGGCTGCACAGCAAGCCGTCATGG CAGGCACTGGGGAGCCCATGGACACATCCGAGGCGGCGGCAGCTGTGAcacaggcagagctgggccaCCTTGCCGCCGAGGGTCAGGAGGGCCAGGCCACCACCATCCCCATCGTGCTGACGCAGCAGGAGCTGGCCGCCTTggtgcagcagcagcagcagctccaggaggcacaggcccagcagcagcagcaccacctcCCCACCGAGGCCCTGGCCCCCGCTGACAGCCTCAACGACCCGGCCATTGAGGGCAACTGCCTCAGCGAGCTGGCCGGGGCCGTCCCCAGCACCGTGGCCCTGCTGCCCTCCACAGCCACTGAGA GCCTGGCTCCTTCCAACACGTTTGTGGCCCCCCAGCCAGTCGTGGGAGCCAGTCCCGCAAAGCTGCAGGCCGCCGCTACCCTGACTGAGGTGGCCAATGGCATCGAGTCCCTGGGCGTG AAGCCGGACCTACCGCCCCCGCCCAGCAAAGCCCCTGTGAAGAAAGAGAACCAGTGGTTTGATGTGGGAGTGATCAAGGGCACTAATGTAATGGTGACACACTATTTCCTGCCACCAGATGACGCTGTCCCGTCTGAT GACGACTCGGGCACTGTCCCAGACTATACGCAGCTGAAGAAGCAGGAACTGCAGCCCGGCACAGCCTATAAGTTTCGTGTTGCCGGGATCAATGCCTGTGGCAGGGGGCCCTTCAGCGAGATCTCAGCTTTTAAGACGTGTCTGCCTGGTTTCCCAGGGGCCCCCTGTGCCATTAAAATCAGCAAA AGTCCCGACGGTGCTCACCTCACCTGGGAGCCCCCCTCTGTGACCTCGGGCAAGATCATCGAGTACTCGGTCTACCTGGCCATCCAGAGCTCCCAGGCCGGCGGCGGCGAGCCCAAGAGCTCGACCCCGGCCCAGCTGGCCTTCATGCGGGTGTACTGCGggcccagcccctcctgcctcGTGCAGTCCTCTAGCCTCTCCAACGCCCACATTGACTACACCACGAAGCCCGCCATCATCTTCCGCATCGCTGCCCGCAACGAGAAGGGCTACGGCCCGGCCACCCAAGTGAGGTGGTTGCAAG aAACCAGTAAAGACAACTCTGGCACCAAGCCAGCCAGCAAGCGGCCCATGTCCTCTCCAGAAAT AAAATCCGCTCCAAAGAAATCTAAGGCAGATGGTCAGTGA